In Roseomonas fluvialis, one genomic interval encodes:
- a CDS encoding MBL fold metallo-hydrolase — protein sequence MSIPFLKDDTLPPGEVQQVAPGVRRVLCGNPGPFTFRGTNTWIIGEGPSVAVLDPGPEDADHLRAILRATQGERITHILVSHTHRDHSPGVAALREATGATSFGFGPHLTPPDQGGEGGDHSFLPDVTVPDGGEVGGLGWSLRSIHTPGHCANHLCFALEGTGILFSADHVMSWSTTVVSPPDGDMAAYMASLARLRARDDRLFLPGHGPPLPEPQPFMAALAAHRIEREAMVLEALRRAKRATARDLVGAVYGPALDERLVPAAARSLLAHLIKLAAEGQAMREGEAFAAT from the coding sequence ATGAGCATCCCCTTCCTGAAGGACGACACGCTGCCGCCGGGCGAGGTGCAGCAAGTGGCGCCCGGCGTGCGCCGCGTGCTGTGCGGCAATCCCGGCCCCTTCACCTTCCGCGGCACGAATACCTGGATCATCGGCGAGGGACCGTCGGTTGCCGTGCTCGACCCCGGGCCCGAGGATGCCGACCACCTGCGCGCCATCCTGCGCGCGACGCAGGGCGAGCGCATCACCCACATCCTCGTCTCCCACACTCATCGCGACCATTCGCCGGGCGTGGCCGCGCTGCGCGAGGCGACGGGGGCGACCAGCTTCGGCTTCGGCCCGCACCTGACACCACCCGACCAGGGCGGGGAGGGCGGCGACCATTCCTTCCTGCCCGACGTGACGGTGCCCGATGGCGGGGAGGTCGGCGGGCTCGGCTGGTCGCTGCGCTCCATCCACACGCCCGGCCATTGCGCCAACCATCTGTGCTTCGCGCTGGAGGGCACCGGCATCCTGTTCAGCGCCGACCACGTCATGTCGTGGTCGACCACCGTGGTCAGCCCGCCGGATGGCGACATGGCGGCGTACATGGCGTCGCTGGCGCGGCTGCGCGCGCGCGACGACCGGCTGTTCCTGCCTGGCCACGGCCCGCCGCTGCCCGAGCCCCAACCCTTCATGGCCGCGCTGGCCGCGCATCGGATCGAGCGCGAGGCGATGGTGCTGGAGGCGCTGCGACGCGCGAAGCGCGCCACCGCGCGCGACCTGGTCGGCGCCGTCTATGGCCCTGCGCTGGATGAGCGCCTGGTGCCGGCGGCCGCACGCAGCCTGCTCGCGCACCTGATCAAGCTGGCGGCGGAAGGCCAGGCGATGCGTGAGGGGGAGGCCTTCGCGGCCACCTAG
- a CDS encoding MmgE/PrpD family protein, with product MKLHPVKVHPSKSLLKREDQLAWKMAGVAVDKVPVEKDVQEMIINRVIDNASVAIAAINRRPVVSARGMALGHAKKAGGAQVFGVKAATTVSPEWAAWANGTAVRELDMHDTFLAADYSHPGDNIPPILAVAQAMGKSGRDLIRGLATGYELHVDLVRAICLHEHKVDHIAHLCPAAAAGIGTLLGLKQEVVFQSIQQALHTSVSFRQSRKGEISSWKAYAPAHAGKLAVEAVDRCMRGEGAPSPIYEGEDSVIAWVLAGRSNRGDVYGPVYYQVPLPEAGEAKRAIMATYTKEHSAEYQSQALIDLAFRMREQIRDMEDIAKVVIHTSHHTHYVIGTGANDPQKMDPKASRETLDHSIMYIFAVALQDGRWHHVDSYAPKRAGRADTVRLWHKIETKEDPEWTRKYHSKDPDELAFGGRVEIVMKDGSRIVDELGVANAHPNGARPFARDQYIGKFRTLTEGILSTREANRFLEVVQDLPRLKAGELGALNVALPAGGLLDSKPGIF from the coding sequence ATGAAACTCCACCCCGTGAAGGTCCACCCGTCCAAGTCGCTGCTCAAGCGCGAGGACCAGCTCGCCTGGAAGATGGCCGGCGTCGCCGTCGACAAGGTCCCGGTCGAGAAAGACGTGCAGGAGATGATCATCAACCGGGTGATCGACAACGCGTCGGTCGCGATCGCGGCAATCAACCGCCGCCCGGTCGTCTCGGCGCGCGGCATGGCGCTGGGGCACGCGAAGAAGGCGGGCGGCGCGCAGGTCTTTGGCGTGAAGGCGGCGACCACCGTCTCCCCGGAATGGGCGGCCTGGGCGAACGGGACCGCGGTGCGCGAGCTGGACATGCACGACACCTTCCTCGCCGCCGACTATTCGCACCCGGGCGACAACATCCCGCCGATCCTCGCGGTGGCGCAGGCGATGGGGAAGTCGGGGCGCGACCTGATCCGCGGCCTGGCCACCGGCTACGAGCTGCATGTCGACCTGGTGCGCGCGATCTGCCTGCACGAGCACAAGGTGGACCACATCGCGCATCTGTGCCCGGCCGCCGCGGCCGGCATCGGCACGCTGCTGGGGCTGAAGCAGGAGGTGGTGTTCCAGTCGATCCAGCAGGCGCTGCACACCTCCGTCTCGTTCCGCCAGTCGCGCAAGGGGGAGATCAGTTCCTGGAAGGCCTATGCCCCCGCCCATGCCGGCAAGCTGGCGGTCGAGGCGGTCGATCGCTGCATGCGCGGCGAGGGCGCGCCCTCTCCTATATATGAGGGCGAGGACAGCGTGATCGCCTGGGTGCTGGCCGGCCGGTCGAACCGCGGCGACGTGTACGGCCCGGTCTACTACCAGGTGCCGCTGCCCGAGGCCGGCGAAGCGAAGCGCGCGATCATGGCGACCTACACCAAGGAACACTCGGCAGAGTACCAGTCGCAGGCGCTGATCGACCTGGCGTTCCGCATGCGCGAGCAGATCCGCGACATGGAGGACATCGCAAAGGTTGTGATCCACACCTCCCACCACACGCATTACGTGATCGGCACCGGCGCGAACGACCCGCAGAAGATGGACCCGAAGGCGTCGCGCGAAACGCTCGACCATTCCATCATGTACATCTTCGCGGTCGCGCTGCAGGACGGGCGCTGGCACCACGTGGACAGCTATGCGCCCAAGCGTGCCGGGCGCGCCGACACGGTGCGGCTGTGGCACAAGATCGAGACGAAGGAAGATCCCGAGTGGACCCGCAAGTACCACTCGAAGGACCCTGACGAGCTGGCCTTCGGCGGGCGCGTCGAGATCGTGATGAAGGACGGCAGCCGCATCGTCGACGAATTGGGCGTGGCCAATGCGCACCCGAACGGCGCGCGCCCCTTCGCCCGCGACCAGTACATCGGCAAGTTCCGCACCCTGACCGAGGGCATCCTGTCGACTCGCGAGGCCAATCGCTTCCTCGAGGTGGTGCAGGACCTGCCGCGGCTGAAGGCGGGCGAGCTCGGCGCGCTGAACGTGGCGCTGCCGGCCGGTGGGCTGCTCGACAGCAAGCCCGGCATCTTCTGA
- a CDS encoding GNAT family N-acetyltransferase, with translation MIIAALPPDQRHRLAPLLEAYAAEMRDTLAGSRPASGAAAAALLAADARTEVLAATEGADILAFAIVFDLPEAVFARRCGALDDLFVRADRRGKGIARAMIGALVALGRERGWSHLRWIVPEADHGAIALYERIAERADWRSYVIRLDREASL, from the coding sequence ATGATCATCGCCGCCCTGCCGCCGGACCAGCGCCATCGCCTCGCCCCGCTGCTCGAGGCCTACGCCGCCGAGATGCGCGACACACTGGCGGGATCTCGCCCCGCATCCGGGGCGGCCGCTGCCGCGCTGCTCGCCGCCGATGCGCGCACCGAGGTGCTGGCAGCGACTGAAGGGGCAGACATCCTTGCCTTCGCCATCGTCTTCGACCTGCCCGAGGCGGTCTTCGCACGGCGCTGCGGCGCGCTCGACGACCTGTTCGTGCGCGCCGATCGCCGCGGCAAGGGTATCGCCCGCGCGATGATCGGCGCCCTTGTCGCGCTGGGGCGCGAACGTGGGTGGTCCCACCTGCGCTGGATCGTGCCCGAGGCCGACCACGGCGCGATCGCGTTGTACGAACGCATCGCCGAGCGCGCCGACTGGCGGTCCTACGTGATCCGGCTGGACCGCGAGGCCTCCCTGTAG
- a CDS encoding DMT family transporter produces the protein MPLRHDIRRGALLMLGATALFTIMSALIKGLSENIHFVETMFFRSAFALPVMFVIAARGRNWGLLRTRRFPAHIVRAFTGTMAQGCSFYALTVLPLAEQTALTYTTPLFVTLLSIPFLGEKVGIHRWSAVLLGFAGIMVIALGDGAFQGSGPNQVVAIGMAVAVAQGVWSAATTLLVRSLSATESSATIVLWQSLLMTAFTLVALPFFWTTPTFFELFLLVLVGLIGGVAQIMLTEAYASAQVSALGPYSYTSILWSVAIGWVVFSDAPGWSTLGGAALIVASGLYILHREIRRARQRRKE, from the coding sequence GTGCCGCTGCGCCACGACATCCGCCGTGGCGCCCTGCTCATGCTCGGCGCCACGGCGCTCTTCACCATCATGTCGGCGCTCATCAAGGGGCTGAGCGAGAACATCCACTTCGTCGAGACGATGTTCTTCCGCTCGGCCTTCGCCCTGCCGGTGATGTTCGTGATCGCGGCGCGCGGGCGGAACTGGGGGCTGCTGCGCACCAGGCGCTTCCCGGCCCACATCGTGCGCGCCTTCACCGGCACCATGGCGCAGGGCTGTTCCTTCTATGCGCTGACCGTGCTGCCGCTGGCCGAGCAGACGGCGCTGACCTACACCACGCCGCTGTTCGTCACGCTGCTGTCCATCCCGTTCCTGGGCGAGAAGGTCGGCATCCATCGCTGGTCCGCCGTTCTGCTGGGCTTCGCGGGTATCATGGTGATCGCGCTGGGGGATGGCGCCTTCCAGGGCAGCGGACCCAACCAGGTCGTGGCGATCGGCATGGCCGTGGCGGTCGCGCAGGGGGTGTGGTCGGCCGCCACCACGCTGCTGGTGCGTTCGCTCTCGGCCACGGAATCCTCCGCCACCATCGTGCTGTGGCAGTCGCTGCTGATGACCGCCTTCACCCTGGTGGCGCTGCCCTTCTTCTGGACCACGCCGACCTTCTTCGAACTGTTCCTGCTGGTGCTGGTCGGGCTGATCGGCGGTGTCGCGCAGATCATGCTGACCGAGGCGTACGCGTCGGCCCAGGTCTCGGCGCTCGGGCCCTATTCCTACACCTCGATCCTGTGGTCGGTGGCGATCGGCTGGGTGGTCTTCTCGGATGCGCCGGGCTGGAGCACGCTGGGCGGTGCGGCGCTGATCGTCGCCTCGGGCCTGTACATCCTGCACCGCGAAATCAGGCGCGCCCGGCAGCGGAGGAAAGAATGA
- a CDS encoding histone H1-like repetitive region-containing protein, with protein MTDIIETTDAEGAEPRAQAMAMAAAKKKAPAKKKPAAKKAAPKKAAAKKAAPKKAAAKKKPAAKKAAPKKAAAKKAAPKKAAAKKKPAAKKAAPKKAAAKKPAAKKAAPKKAAAKKPAAKKAAPKKAAAKKPAVKSSARSEAAKKAAATRAAKKAAAAAAAAPASDTTAS; from the coding sequence ATGACCGACATCATCGAGACCACCGACGCCGAAGGCGCCGAGCCGCGCGCCCAGGCGATGGCGATGGCCGCCGCGAAGAAGAAGGCGCCCGCCAAGAAGAAGCCGGCCGCTAAGAAGGCCGCGCCGAAGAAGGCCGCCGCCAAGAAGGCCGCGCCCAAGAAGGCCGCTGCCAAGAAGAAGCCGGCTGCCAAGAAGGCCGCGCCGAAGAAGGCCGCCGCCAAGAAGGCCGCGCCCAAGAAGGCCGCTGCCAAGAAGAAGCCGGCTGCCAAGAAGGCCGCGCCGAAGAAGGCCGCCGCCAAGAAGCCGGCCGCCAAGAAGGCCGCTCCGAAGAAGGCCGCGGCCAAGAAGCCGGCCGCCAAGAAGGCCGCTCCGAAGAAGGCCGCGGCCAAGAAGCCTGCCGTGAAGTCCTCGGCCCGTTCGGAGGCCGCGAAGAAGGCCGCCGCCACGCGCGCCGCGAAGAAGGCCGCCGCCGCCGCCGCGGCAGCGCCCGCGTCCGACACCACGGCGAGCTGA
- a CDS encoding DMT family transporter, with product MTETARLRIRGLSVPTGAESVRGILLILSAYLVITGADVAVKWALPEVGVAVSMIARGVIGALAVLAITRGRGIAPVNGRLLAVRGVLHCGVSATWYWAWLSGMALVDSYAIAAAAPLLMTLLAIPMLGEQVRWRRWTSTLVGFGGVLFMLQPGGDLWRFETPFLMVAVVAMAVTRIWTRVLSATDTPGAIAFWLMIAHIPMGLVLLPAFPAPDTLPGPGVIVALVFFGVANAIAHILFARAFALAPVSALAPYEYSPLLIGGILGFLIWVEIPAWTTVGGAVIVIVAGLYNLHRERVRRAQERRDG from the coding sequence GTGACTGAGACCGCACGCCTGCGCATCCGCGGCCTCAGCGTGCCGACCGGCGCCGAATCCGTTCGCGGCATCCTGCTGATCCTGTCGGCCTACCTGGTCATCACCGGGGCCGATGTGGCGGTGAAATGGGCGCTGCCCGAAGTGGGCGTCGCAGTGTCCATGATCGCGCGCGGGGTGATCGGCGCGCTGGCCGTGCTCGCCATCACGCGCGGGCGCGGCATCGCGCCGGTCAACGGCAGGCTGCTCGCGGTGCGCGGGGTGTTGCATTGCGGCGTCTCGGCCACCTGGTACTGGGCCTGGCTGTCGGGCATGGCGCTGGTCGATTCCTATGCCATCGCCGCCGCCGCGCCGCTGCTGATGACGCTGCTGGCCATCCCGATGCTGGGCGAGCAGGTGCGGTGGCGGCGCTGGACCTCGACCCTGGTCGGCTTCGGGGGCGTGCTGTTCATGCTGCAGCCCGGCGGGGACCTGTGGCGGTTCGAGACACCCTTCCTGATGGTGGCCGTGGTGGCGATGGCGGTGACGCGCATCTGGACGCGCGTGCTGTCCGCCACCGATACGCCGGGGGCGATCGCCTTCTGGCTGATGATCGCGCATATTCCGATGGGACTGGTGCTGCTGCCTGCCTTCCCGGCGCCGGACACCTTGCCCGGGCCGGGCGTGATCGTCGCGCTGGTGTTCTTCGGCGTGGCCAATGCCATCGCGCATATCCTGTTCGCGCGCGCCTTCGCGCTGGCCCCGGTCTCGGCGCTCGCGCCTTACGAGTATTCGCCGCTGCTGATCGGGGGCATCTTGGGCTTCCTGATCTGGGTCGAGATACCGGCCTGGACGACGGTGGGGGGGGCCGTGATCGTGATCGTCGCCGGGCTGTACAACCTGCATCGCGAGAGGGTGCGCCGCGCCCAGGAACGGCGGGACGGCTAG
- a CDS encoding bifunctional 2-methylcitrate synthase/citrate synthase, which produces MSDTPDIRKGLVGVYADVSAVSKVMPETNSLTYRGYPVQDLCENASFDETAYLLWHGELPTAGQLTAFRTQEKANRALSPTLLRVLAEFPKSAHPMDALRTAVSFMGMEDPEAADISDAAQRRKAMRLLAKIPTAVAATNRISKGLAPIAPDQGLPFCENFFHMVFGKVPAPEVIKAFDVSMILYAEHTFNASTYTARLVTSSMSDMHSAITAAIGSLKGPLHGGANEAVMHMLKEIPSPDVAEAWLRERFDHKALVMGFGHRVYKTGDSRVPTMKKYAEVMARVVGDERWMKTSAVLAQVMLTEKNIHPNLDFPAGPAYYLMGFDIPMFTPIFVCSRITGWAAHVLEQGADNRLIRPLSHYTGVTERAVVPLASRG; this is translated from the coding sequence ATGAGCGACACCCCCGACATCCGGAAGGGCCTGGTCGGCGTCTATGCCGATGTCTCCGCCGTCTCGAAGGTCATGCCGGAGACGAACTCCCTGACCTATCGCGGCTATCCGGTGCAGGACCTGTGCGAGAACGCGTCCTTCGACGAGACGGCCTATCTGCTCTGGCACGGTGAACTGCCGACCGCCGGGCAGCTCACCGCCTTCCGCACGCAGGAGAAGGCGAACCGCGCGCTATCCCCCACCCTGCTGCGGGTGCTGGCGGAATTCCCGAAATCCGCGCACCCGATGGATGCGCTGCGCACCGCCGTGTCCTTCATGGGCATGGAGGACCCCGAGGCGGCGGACATCTCGGACGCGGCGCAGCGGCGCAAGGCGATGCGCCTGCTGGCCAAGATCCCGACCGCGGTGGCGGCGACCAACCGGATCTCGAAGGGGCTGGCGCCGATCGCGCCCGACCAGGGCCTGCCGTTCTGCGAGAACTTCTTCCACATGGTGTTCGGGAAGGTGCCGGCGCCGGAGGTCATCAAGGCCTTCGACGTCTCGATGATCCTGTATGCCGAGCACACCTTCAACGCCTCGACCTACACGGCCAGGCTTGTCACGTCGTCCATGTCGGACATGCATTCGGCGATCACGGCGGCGATCGGCAGCCTCAAGGGCCCGCTGCATGGCGGCGCGAACGAGGCGGTGATGCACATGCTCAAGGAGATCCCCTCCCCCGACGTGGCCGAGGCCTGGCTGCGCGAGCGCTTCGACCACAAGGCGCTGGTGATGGGCTTCGGGCACCGTGTCTACAAGACCGGCGACTCGCGCGTGCCCACCATGAAGAAATACGCCGAGGTGATGGCCCGGGTGGTGGGGGATGAACGGTGGATGAAGACCTCCGCCGTGCTGGCGCAGGTCATGCTGACGGAGAAGAACATCCACCCGAACCTCGATTTCCCGGCGGGGCCTGCCTACTACCTGATGGGCTTCGACATCCCGATGTTCACGCCGATCTTCGTGTGTTCGCGCATCACCGGCTGGGCGGCACATGTGCTGGAACAGGGTGCGGACAACCGGCTGATCCGCCCGCTGTCGCACTACACCGGCGTGACGGAGCGCGCGGTGGTGCCGCTGGCGTCGCGCGGGTAG
- a CDS encoding class I SAM-dependent methyltransferase gives MEPDEYDLMDAAEARMWWYRALHARVTDALLRRPGPGGVVLDAGCGTGGLLARLVPLARPLAGLEFNPAAALRAAAKSGATVAAGDANRLPFADAAFGALTSCDVLCHRAVDPPAALAEFHRVLAPGGTLVLNLPAYNWMHSAHDERVHNSRRFTAGGARALVASAGFAAIEARYWNALLLPLMILQRKVLKSDAAHDSSDVAPFPPWLDATLHGVTAAERALARLGLRYPAGGSILMVATRP, from the coding sequence GTGGAACCCGACGAATACGATTTGATGGACGCGGCCGAGGCGCGCATGTGGTGGTACCGTGCCCTGCATGCCCGCGTGACGGATGCGCTGCTGCGCCGTCCGGGGCCTGGTGGCGTGGTGCTCGATGCCGGGTGCGGCACCGGGGGGTTGCTGGCGCGCCTGGTGCCGCTGGCGCGGCCGCTGGCGGGGCTGGAGTTCAACCCGGCCGCCGCTTTGCGGGCGGCGGCGAAGTCCGGCGCGACGGTGGCGGCGGGGGATGCGAACCGCCTGCCCTTCGCCGATGCCGCCTTCGGGGCGCTCACCTCCTGCGACGTTCTATGCCATCGCGCGGTGGATCCGCCGGCCGCGCTTGCGGAGTTCCATCGGGTACTCGCGCCGGGCGGGACGCTGGTGCTGAACCTTCCGGCCTATAACTGGATGCATTCGGCGCATGACGAACGTGTCCACAACTCACGGCGATTCACCGCCGGCGGAGCCCGCGCACTGGTCGCCAGCGCTGGATTCGCGGCCATCGAGGCGCGCTACTGGAACGCGCTGCTGCTCCCGCTGATGATCCTGCAGCGCAAGGTCCTGAAATCCGACGCCGCGCATGATTCCAGTGACGTCGCCCCCTTCCCGCCATGGCTCGATGCCACGCTGCATGGCGTGACGGCGGCCGAGCGCGCCCTTGCCCGCCTCGGCCTGCGCTATCCTGCAGGCGGGTCCATCCTGATGGTCGCGACGCGGCCCTGA
- a CDS encoding GNAT family N-acetyltransferase, whose protein sequence is MGAAVWLRSAGVSDALSLARLHHAARAAAMPGLREAHGIDDVARWIATVLMVRHAVRVADHGDGPVGYIGYGQDDRHGPMVLHLYLDPAWTRRGIGSRLLVEATAELGSRLSLFCIARNAGARAFYESHGFRIAATSDGAGTEEGEPDILFVRDGAAPVITRKQAGATP, encoded by the coding sequence ATGGGCGCGGCGGTCTGGCTGCGGTCGGCGGGGGTGTCGGATGCGCTGAGCCTCGCGCGCCTGCACCACGCCGCCCGCGCCGCTGCCATGCCGGGGCTTCGCGAAGCCCATGGCATCGACGACGTGGCGCGTTGGATCGCCACGGTCCTGATGGTGCGTCACGCGGTCCGCGTCGCCGACCACGGCGACGGGCCGGTCGGATACATCGGCTACGGTCAGGACGACCGGCATGGGCCGATGGTGCTGCACCTTTATCTCGACCCGGCCTGGACGCGGCGCGGGATCGGGTCGCGGCTGCTGGTGGAGGCGACCGCCGAACTCGGGTCGCGCCTCAGCCTGTTCTGCATCGCGCGCAATGCCGGCGCGCGGGCCTTCTATGAATCGCATGGCTTCCGCATCGCCGCCACGAGCGACGGCGCGGGCACGGAGGAAGGAGAGCCCGACATCCTGTTCGTCAGGGATGGCGCGGCTCCGGTCATCACACGCAAGCAAGCGGGAGCAACCCCATGA
- a CDS encoding LysR family transcriptional regulator, with translation MDFRLVRRLGHFLAVAEEGHFGRAAARLGISQPPLTAQIQALERELGVRLLERTGKGARPTRAGEALLPLARRVAGNAADLESLARELRAGRSAPVALACVTSALFDYLPPLVRAMQAARPDAAIGVREMDTADALEALRRGEVDLALLRADREVAPIRLRALGEDCLVAALPRGHPLLDGPDPLPLALLAEAPMLVLPRAISPAYSDAMTAACRAAGFAPVAVREVGSAMAQLGFVAAGLGVALVSEGMARLNPPGVAFRRLAGPVRGVGVALAWNAERESDAVRQARAIAEATWPNRQNRAPT, from the coding sequence ATGGATTTTCGCCTGGTCCGACGCCTCGGACATTTCCTGGCCGTGGCCGAGGAAGGTCACTTCGGCCGCGCCGCCGCGCGCCTGGGCATATCCCAACCGCCGCTGACGGCGCAGATCCAGGCGCTGGAACGCGAACTGGGCGTGCGGCTGCTGGAGCGCACCGGCAAGGGCGCGCGCCCCACGCGCGCGGGCGAGGCGCTGCTGCCCCTCGCGCGCCGCGTCGCGGGCAATGCGGCTGATCTCGAATCGCTCGCGCGGGAATTGCGCGCGGGGCGCTCGGCGCCGGTCGCGCTCGCCTGCGTCACCTCCGCCTTGTTCGACTACCTGCCCCCGCTGGTGCGCGCCATGCAGGCCGCCCGCCCCGACGCCGCGATCGGCGTGCGCGAGATGGACACCGCGGACGCGCTGGAAGCCCTGCGTCGCGGCGAGGTGGATCTGGCGCTGCTGCGCGCCGACCGCGAGGTGGCCCCGATCCGCCTGCGCGCGCTCGGCGAGGATTGCCTGGTCGCCGCGCTGCCGCGGGGCCATCCGCTGCTCGACGGCCCCGACCCGCTGCCGCTCGCGCTGCTGGCCGAGGCGCCGATGCTGGTGCTGCCGCGCGCGATCAGCCCGGCCTATTCCGATGCCATGACGGCCGCCTGCCGCGCCGCCGGCTTCGCGCCTGTCGCGGTGCGCGAAGTCGGTTCCGCCATGGCGCAGCTCGGCTTCGTGGCGGCGGGGCTGGGCGTGGCGCTGGTGTCGGAGGGCATGGCGCGGCTCAACCCGCCGGGTGTCGCGTTCCGGCGCCTCGCCGGCCCAGTGCGCGGCGTGGGCGTCGCCCTCGCCTGGAATGCGGAGCGCGAAAGCGACGCGGTGCGCCAGGCGCGCGCCATCGCCGAGGCGACCTGGCCGAACCGTCAGAACCGCGCGCCCACCTGA